The following is a genomic window from Planctomycetia bacterium.
TTCCGCGACCCTCCAAGCAGGAGGAGCGCATCCGTGCGCACGTCAAACAATTTGCCGAGTCGAAGGGCCTCAAGGTCCGCGAAGAGCAGATCGGCAACCTTATCATCGACGTGCCCGCAACGAAGGGGCACGAGTCCGCTCCGATCACAGTCCTTCAGGGCCACCTCGACATGGTCTGCGAGAAGAACAGCGGGACCGCCCACGACTTCGACAAAGAGGGCATCAAGCTGCTGATCGACAAGGAGCCGAAGACCGGCGAACCGATCGTCCGCGCGGACGGCACGACCCTTGGCGCGGACAACGGCATGGGCGTTGCGCTGGCACTGGCCGCCGCGCTCGATCCCGCCGTCGTTCACGGGCCGCTTGAGATTCTGCTCACCATCGACGAAGAGGCCGGAATGAGCGGGGCCAAGGCCCTGACGCCGCAATCGTTCAAAGGCCGGCGGATGATCAACCTCGATTCCGAGGAGGATGACGCGATCTACATCGGCTGCGCGGGTGGATGCGATACCAATCTTACGTGGCGGCTGGGCCTGTCCGCCAAGGGCGAGTCCGCTGAATCTTGTCGCGTGATCGTTGAGGGGCTTCGCGGCGGGCACTCCGGCGGGGACATCCACGAGGGCCGCGGCAATGCCATCAAGCTGCTGGGGCGCGTGTTGTCGCGGATCGGCTCTGACGGCTTGCGCATCGCGTCGATCGTCGGGGGGAGCAAGCGAAACGCGATCCCGCGCGAGGCGCACGCCGAACTTCTCGGGCCCGGCGGCATGACAGCACAGCTTCAAAAGGCCGCCTCGGCGATCGAGCAGGAGGCGAAGGCTGATTCGTTCGAGCCGCAGGTTCGCATTCGCGTGGAGAAGGCGGAGATCGACAAGGCTGCGAGCGCCGAGCAATCCGCCGCGCTGCTTGCCGCCATCGCCGCCCTTCCGAGCGGGGTCCTCGGAATGCACCCCAAGGTGCCCGAACTGGTGCAGACGTCGAACAATGTCTCGACCATCGAAACGAAGTCCGCCGGCGGCTCGATCGATGTCGTGATCGGTTGCCTGTCCCGCAGCTCATCTAACTCGCGCCTGGATGAGACAAAGCGGCAACTCGCCGCGATCGGTTTTCTGGCGGGTGCGACGATTGAAATCGGCAATGAGTATCCGGGATGGGAGCCTGACCTGGACTCGCCGACGCTTGCCAAGTGCAAGGGCGTCTACGAACGGCTGTTTGGCCATCCGCCGAAGGTGCTCGCGATTCACGCGGGCCTGGAATGCGGCATCATCGGGCAGCGCGTCGGGAAGATGGACATGGTCTCTTTCGGACCGCACATCACCGGCGCGCACAGCCCGGACGAACTGGTATATGTAAACTCCGTCGCCAAGTCATGGAAGTACCTCCAGGCGGTGTTGGCGGAATTAGCCTGAAACTTATCCACGCGAGCCAAGCGAGGAATCAACGCGATGAGAGGGTCCGTAATCGAAAGCGTCCTTCGCCGGTCCATCGGAATCCCCTTTTTTCTTCTCGCCGCCGTCACGCTCGGCTGCTCACAGGGAAGCTGGACGCAATGGGGCGGACCCAACCGAGACTTCTCTGTCGGCGCCGCACCGATCGCGGATAAGTGGCCGGAGGGCGGGCCGCAGAAGCTGTGGTCTCGCGAGTTGGGAGACGGTTTCAGCACCATTGTTTCCGACGGTCGAACGCTTTTCGCGATGTATCGCGGCGAGCAGGATCAGGAATGCATCGCGGCCCTGGATGCCGCCAGCGGCAAGACCCTTTGGGAGCACAAGTACGCTGCGCCGTTTATCGAGTTTGAAGTCGATGAGATCGACAAGGAAACCGGCAAGAAGCGAATCGAAAAGCAGGTGACCAAATTCGGCACCGGCCCCAATTCGACGCCACTGCTCGTGGGCGGCCGCCTCTTTACGCTGGGCTACACCGGCATCTTCACGTGCCTCGACGCGGCCACCGGCAAGGTGAACTGGTCGCACGATCTCTACAAAGACATGGGCGCGACTTACCTGCGATTCGGCTGGGCCACCAGTCCCCTCGCATACGGCGATAACGTGATTGTGCTGACGGGCGGCAAGGGACACGGCGTCACGTCATTCAAGCAGGCAACCGGCGAAGTCGCATGGCAGGATCGCGCCGCGCCCGGGCCGAAGTGCATCAACGCGGATGGGCGGCTCATCGTGCTGGACGACGACGGGAACCTGATGCTCATTGCCGCCAATCTGGAGGGAATGAGCGTGCTGAGCCAGACCAAGCTATTGGAAAGCCCAAGCTGGACCGCGCCGACACTGGTCGGCTCGAAGCTCTATCTTCGAGATCGGAAAGTCATCATGGCGATGGACTTGAGCTGAGTGGTAGCGCGCTAATTCGGTCCGTGCATGTATTCGTGAAGCCAGCGGATCGTTTCTTCCTGCTCCTTCAGCTCTCGGGCAAGGATGTCGCCGCTGGAAATGATGCCGATCAGCTTGCCGTCATTCACGACGGGCAGGTGCCGCATCTTGTTGTTGGTCATCGCTGCTCGGCAGGACTCGATCGGCGTGTCCGGCGAGCAAACCGCGACCTTCTTGGTCATCACCTCGAATACTTTGATGTCGGAGGGATCCTTCTTCTCCGCGACGACGCGGTTGAGCAGGTCGCGCTCGGTGAAGATGCCGATGATGTTCCCGTCGTGCAAGACCACCAACGCGCCGATCCGGCGTGCGTGCATCAGCTCCGCTGCGTCCTGCGCCGTGGCGTCGCGATCAATGGTCGCGACCCCGCCCTGCTTTTGCTCGATGATGTGTCGGACCAGGGACATGAGGGGGCCCTCGCTCTGGGACAACGAGTTAATTCAGATGCATTATAGCCAACGAATTTGAAAAGCCAGCGTTAATCGGCGGCTGATTCGGAGGCGATTGATCGGCTATCTCGGCATCGCCGGGCCATGGGTCTCAGCGCTGTCGACGCCCGTCGGCGAGTGGATCGGCAGCTTGACCCGAATCAGCGTGCCTTCTCCCGGGGCCGATTGCACTTCGATCTTGCCGCCGTGCTCGTCGACGATCTTCTTGGCGACCGCCAGCCCCAGCCCTGTTCCGCCGTGCCCCTTGGTTGAGTAGAACGCCTCAAATATTTTCGAGGCAGCGTCCTTCGGTATTCCGGGCCCGTTGTCGCCGATGGTGAGCGTGACTTGATCCGCCGCGGTATCGACCGATGTGCGGACGGTGACGGCGCCGCTGCCTCGCTCGACCGCGTCGATGGCGTTGACGACGATATTCAGCGCGACTTGATGAATGCCGTCTTCATCCATGAGCACCGGCGGGACGTGGTCCGACAGCTCGGCCTTCAGCATGACGCTCTTGTCCGATGCCCGGCGCTCGACCAGATTGAGAACGTCCTCGACGATCGTATTCAACTGGATCGGCGCGAGTCGCGGCACTCGGCGCTTGGCGAAGGCGAGCATGTTGACCGACAGGCCGTAGATCTTGTCGAGGTTCCGCCGGACAACCTGCCACCCTTCGTCGACGGTGTCCCAGTTCTTGGATTGGAGCCCGGTCCGCAACGCGTCGCTTCCGCCCATCATGCCCTGAAGAATGTTCTTGATGTAATGAGACAGCGCCGCCACGGTTTCGCCGACGGCGGCCAGTCGCTCCGTCCGCATTCGCTGATCGACCAGCCGCACGTCTTCGATCGCCAGTCCGCCCATCTGACCGATGGCCGCCACGAGGCGGAGCTGCTCTTCGGTGTAGATGTGCGTAGCCATCGCCGATTCGAGATAAATAATCCCCAGCGCCGTCTCACGGGCCACAAGCGGCACGCAGATGACCGAGTGCAGTCCGACGCCGGAGGCGACCTCGTCTTTTTCGCCCTCCTTGAAGCGGGGGTCGGTCGTCGTGTTGGAGCAAAGGATGCCCTCGCGCCGATCGACGACGTGGCTGATGATCATTCGGTTCGGTCGCATCTTTCCGGCAGCCTGGCCTTCACGCTGTCGCATGACCTGGGTGTCGAACTTGCCGGTGCGCTCGTCGCGGATCAACACCAGTGCCCGATCGCCGGGCACCTCTTCAAAAAGGAGGTCGAGAATGCGCTCGACGAGTTGCTGGGGCGATAGAATGGCCCCGACGGCATGGAGCAGCGCGGACATCACCCGCCACGAGCGAACCGCCTCCGCAGCGGCCGGCGAAGCGAGAATCATGCTGTCGTCCGCCGTTGTGACGGAGCCGATGATCGACGCGTCGGTCAGATTGCGGTCCGCCTCCAGATCGACAAGGTCGGACATCAGCGGGCTCTTGGCCTCGCCGGACAGGGCGGTTTCCTCGGTGGAGTCCCAGATCATCAATGTTGAGCCGAGCCGGATCTGATCGCCGTGCTTGAGCCGCGTCGGGCGCTCCAGTCGTTTTCCGTTGAGGTAGGTTCCGTTCGCGCTGCGGCTGTCCTCGATGGTCCAGCCACGACCGGCGGGCCGGACCTCGGCATGCTTGCGGGAGACGGTGTAGTCAGTCAGCGGCATCTCCGGGCTGGCCCGGCCCAGTTGTAGCGGCTGAGACTCAACCAGGTTTTGCCGCAGCCCCTTGTCAGGGCCCTGAAGAACAAGCAGATGGGGCACAATTCTCCCTCTTCGCCGCAGCCCCGGGGGCGCGATCCGGCGGCGAATCGAAGACGTAAATAGCAGCATCGACGCCGATCCGAGGTGTTCGGCGACACACTGGCGGCACTTGAGCCTCGTCGACGCAATCGCGAATCCCAAAACGACGCTTGAGGGCGTTTTAGTCTACGCATTCAGCGAATTGTCGTCAAACAAAGGCTCGTGCAAGTTGCGGCGAAATCGAGGCTTGCGCCTGATCGCCCCCGCCGGGTCGGTTGCTCGGTCGCACCAAATGACCTATCATGGGTCTCCTGAAGGCGGCCCTTATCGGCCTTCCCCGGCACGATGTTTATCGCCTCGACGCAACACCCAATCGAGTTTTCGGCACATGCCCCGAATTGACAAGAACGAACAGGCCCGGCTCCTTGAGGCGATTCACGCGCACGACTTCCTCCATCGCATTGTGCGGACCATCGAGCACCTGCATCGGGTAGTCTTTCACGCGGAGAAGCTGGACCCGATGTTCGTCCGCGCTTCGGCGGAGGAAATCCTCTCAGCCGATATCTATACGCGCCACCACGGTCAGATAGACGGCGTGTACTTCGCCCTCCGCAAGGCCGAGGACGGCGGCCGCACATGGGCGCAGGCGATCGCGGAGTACGCCGCCTACATCCACAACTACTACACCATGCCGCTCGGCGTCGTCATGCGCCGCGATTTATTCGGAGACGCATGCCATTTTGTTACTCCGGCGGCGGGCAAGGAGTCGGCCCTGAACCGGTCGGCCGAGCCGTCATCCAAAGCAACGGCGGCGCGGTCGTAGGGCCACAGCCCTCGTCAGGGGAATCAAAGCGGGCCTCTGAAATGTCGATGACTTCGCCATTGCACTCCGACGGGACGCCCGGGGCACCTGTCGGAGTCTCGCGGTTGATCTCGACGGCCGGTCAACCGGCGCTCGGCCCAGGTTCCGTGCCCCAGTTCATTTTTGTCGGGGCATGCGCATTCGGCATCGCATGGCTCAGCTTCTCATTGATCATCAACTCGGCCTTTGGTCGCGCGGATAACGGTGACTATGGGCGATTTATGGCCCCCTTCGCCGACAAGCCCTACGGTTTTATTGCGAACTGGCCGCCGCCGGATCAACGGTTGCAGGAGGATCGGTTCTTTCAATGGTGGATTCCCTACTGGGATCCGGCAAAGATCGAAGATGCGCGGTACTTCGGCAGCACGGTCCTGTTCTGGCTCGGCGGTAAATTCCTGAGCCGAATCCTATTGGGTGACGATGTTGTCAGCCTTCGCATGTCCGGCGCGATTGCTTGTTTGGTATTGATGGGTGCATATGGCCTCGTACTTTGGAGCGCCCGAAAATCGGCCTGTTCGGGGAGGCTGCTGATGAGTGTGGTGCCCATGATCCTCGCGTCGGCATTGGTGCTTTCGGAGGTTTGTTACGGCAGCTTCATAAACTCGTACTTCCAGGAGGGAGGCTCATTCGTATTCCTGGTGTGCCTGTTCTCGGCGTCCGTTTTCGTCTGCGGAGGATCGATTCGTTTTGAGAGGATGCCGATCCTCGCGGCGGCGGCGTGTCTGTTCGCCACGGCGAAGGTACAGCATGGGTTTGTGGGCCCACTGCTGCTGGTGCTTATCGTTGTCCACGCCTTCCGGATTCGTCCGCGCGGCCGGTACGAACGGGCGGGGCTGGCGGTTTCCATCTGTGTTATCGTCGGGGCGATGCCGGCCACATTCTGGCTCAACGGCCACCGACCATCTCGCCGCAACAACGCCTATCACTCGCTCTATTTTGGCATTCTCGGGCATTGCCATGATCCGACAGCGCAGCTAAGGGCCGAAGGCCTGCCTGAGGAAAGCGTCGCACTGATCGGCCTTCCGGCCTACAGCAACGAGGCGGGCGTGCTCATCGGCCAACTGGGCGCACGTCTGGCTCACAGGTCCACGTTTCGCATCTCGATGCGTGAGCCGACGGCGCTGATCAGTCTGCTGCGCGAGGCGGCGATGCACGCGGGAAATATCGAGATGGATTATCTCGGCATGCGTGCCCAGGGTGCGGTGGACTATCGATCCATCCCCTCCGGCATACACGTCTGGAGCCGATTGCGCCGCGCCGTGATCCCACGAGGCGATGGGCTTCTGCTCCTACTGGGAATTCTGATCGTCGGATTTGGTGTGTCATGTATTGTTCCGAAGCGCCTGTCGATTAGGTCCTGGGCATTTCTTGGCCTGCTATTCACCCTGATCTCAGGGTTGGAACTGTGCGCGTCAACGCTCGGCGACGGACTTTACGAAATCGACCGGCACCTGTTCGCCTCGAATCTCGCACTGGACCTTACCCTGTGTATATGCCCAACGCTCGTGATGATCACCGTTCTGGGCAGACGGGATGAGGCTACCTCCAACGTGAACGCAACGAGGTGATTGCCGCCCTGCATCCTCCGGTCTGCCGCGCCATCCGCTATCGCCGCTTCAGCAGTCGCAGCGCGGCGAAAGCCCGGGGCAGCAAGGCCTCGAAATGCCTGGCACATTCGGAGCGATGGACGATCTCGGCCTGTGGGGCGGAAATTGCGCTAACCGAACTTGGGGCTGATTCCCAGACTCTTACGGATGACCGTGAGCTGCCCGGCGTGCAAGCCTTCGTGCCATGCCATCGTCGAAAGCAGCGTCGCCCTGTT
Proteins encoded in this region:
- the pepD gene encoding beta-Ala-His dipeptidase, with protein sequence MAQSIESLQPSLVWQIFAGMAAVPRPSKQEERIRAHVKQFAESKGLKVREEQIGNLIIDVPATKGHESAPITVLQGHLDMVCEKNSGTAHDFDKEGIKLLIDKEPKTGEPIVRADGTTLGADNGMGVALALAAALDPAVVHGPLEILLTIDEEAGMSGAKALTPQSFKGRRMINLDSEEDDAIYIGCAGGCDTNLTWRLGLSAKGESAESCRVIVEGLRGGHSGGDIHEGRGNAIKLLGRVLSRIGSDGLRIASIVGGSKRNAIPREAHAELLGPGGMTAQLQKAASAIEQEAKADSFEPQVRIRVEKAEIDKAASAEQSAALLAAIAALPSGVLGMHPKVPELVQTSNNVSTIETKSAGGSIDVVIGCLSRSSSNSRLDETKRQLAAIGFLAGATIEIGNEYPGWEPDLDSPTLAKCKGVYERLFGHPPKVLAIHAGLECGIIGQRVGKMDMVSFGPHITGAHSPDELVYVNSVAKSWKYLQAVLAELA
- a CDS encoding PQQ-binding-like beta-propeller repeat protein, with product MRGSVIESVLRRSIGIPFFLLAAVTLGCSQGSWTQWGGPNRDFSVGAAPIADKWPEGGPQKLWSRELGDGFSTIVSDGRTLFAMYRGEQDQECIAALDAASGKTLWEHKYAAPFIEFEVDEIDKETGKKRIEKQVTKFGTGPNSTPLLVGGRLFTLGYTGIFTCLDAATGKVNWSHDLYKDMGATYLRFGWATSPLAYGDNVIVLTGGKGHGVTSFKQATGEVAWQDRAAPGPKCINADGRLIVLDDDGNLMLIAANLEGMSVLSQTKLLESPSWTAPTLVGSKLYLRDRKVIMAMDLS
- a CDS encoding CBS domain-containing protein, with amino-acid sequence MSLVRHIIEQKQGGVATIDRDATAQDAAELMHARRIGALVVLHDGNIIGIFTERDLLNRVVAEKKDPSDIKVFEVMTKKVAVCSPDTPIESCRAAMTNNKMRHLPVVNDGKLIGIISSGDILARELKEQEETIRWLHEYMHGPN
- a CDS encoding FHA domain-containing protein, coding for MPHLLVLQGPDKGLRQNLVESQPLQLGRASPEMPLTDYTVSRKHAEVRPAGRGWTIEDSRSANGTYLNGKRLERPTRLKHGDQIRLGSTLMIWDSTEETALSGEAKSPLMSDLVDLEADRNLTDASIIGSVTTADDSMILASPAAAEAVRSWRVMSALLHAVGAILSPQQLVERILDLLFEEVPGDRALVLIRDERTGKFDTQVMRQREGQAAGKMRPNRMIISHVVDRREGILCSNTTTDPRFKEGEKDEVASGVGLHSVICVPLVARETALGIIYLESAMATHIYTEEQLRLVAAIGQMGGLAIEDVRLVDQRMRTERLAAVGETVAALSHYIKNILQGMMGGSDALRTGLQSKNWDTVDEGWQVVRRNLDKIYGLSVNMLAFAKRRVPRLAPIQLNTIVEDVLNLVERRASDKSVMLKAELSDHVPPVLMDEDGIHQVALNIVVNAIDAVERGSGAVTVRTSVDTAADQVTLTIGDNGPGIPKDAASKIFEAFYSTKGHGGTGLGLAVAKKIVDEHGGKIEVQSAPGEGTLIRVKLPIHSPTGVDSAETHGPAMPR